A window from Bos indicus isolate NIAB-ARS_2022 breed Sahiwal x Tharparkar chromosome 1, NIAB-ARS_B.indTharparkar_mat_pri_1.0, whole genome shotgun sequence encodes these proteins:
- the LOC109562328 gene encoding olfactory receptor 5K3-like gives MTEDNHSLTTEFTLTGFTERPELKTLLFLIFLTIYLITMVGNLGLVALIVTEHRLHTPMYIFLGNLALMDSYCSSAITPKMLQNLFSKDRMISLYECMAQFYCLCLAETTDSFLLAAMAYDRYVAICKPLQYHTMMSKKLCIQMTTGAYIAGNIHPAIHVGFLFRLTFCRSHQINHFFCDVLPLYRLSCVNPYINELMIFIVSGSLSVFTITIVIISYLFILFTIFKMKSKEGKSKALSTCASHFLSVSIFYGSLLFMYIRPNSVNEENKDIIPIAIFYTSVIPLLNPFIYSLRNSEVINIMKKIMKKEILRKWKMATSQITLDY, from the exons ATGACTGAAGATAACCACTCCTTGACAACAGAGTTTACTCTCACAGGATTTACAGAACGTCCAGAGCTGAAGACCCTTCTGTTCCTGATATTCCTTACCATCTATCTGATCACCATGGTGGGGAATCTTGGTCTGGTGGCATTGATAGTCACAGAGCATCGTCTTCACACACCAATGTACATCTTTCTGGGTAACCTCGCACTGATGGATTCCTATTGTTCCAGTGCCATTACCCCAAAGATGCTACAGAACCTCTTTTCCAAAGACAGAATGATTTCTCTGTACGAATGCATGGCACAATTCTATTGTCTCTGCCTTGCAGAAACTACAGATAGCTTTCTCCTGGCAGCAATGGCCTATgatcgctatgtggccatctgcaaaccacTGCAGTACCACACCATGATGTCaaagaaactctgcattcagatgaccACAGGGGCCTACATAGCTGGAAACATTCACCCCGCAATTCATGTAGGGTTTCTCTTTAGGTTAACTTTCTGTAGGTCTCATCAAATTAATCACTTTTTTTGTGATGTCCTTCCATTATACAGACTCTCCTGTGTGAACCCTTATATCAATGAACTGATGATATTTATTGTTTCAGGGTCACTTTCAGTCTTCACTATTACCATAGTCATAATCTCTTACCTTTTTATCCTTTTcacaattttcaaaatgaaatccaaagaaggaaaaagcaaagcctTATCTACTTGTGCCTCccactttctctctgtctcaATTTTCTATggttctcttctcttcatgtaCATTCGACCAAATTCAGTTAATGAAGAGAACAAAGATATTATACCTATTGCTATTTTTTATACTTCAGTGATTCCTTTATTAAACCCTTTTATTTACAGTCTAAGAAATAGCGAAGTAATTaatattatgaagaaaattatGAAGA aagaaatactaagaaaatggaaaatggccACCTCACAAATAACATTAGATTATTAA